From one Catenuloplanes nepalensis genomic stretch:
- a CDS encoding GMC family oxidoreductase translates to MIFPEGAAARTDATDVAGRVYDVVIVGAGISGAIIADRLSREGRSVLVLEAAPADDLTIAGYEGYLNRFYGTAMKDNQAPYPVLPPVPMPRSTDARPLTPGGGPNTGGYLVQNGPHSTDTTYTRVLGGTTMHWEAKILRMLPEDFELADRYGHGLKWPLGYDELEPLYREAEREIGVSADVEDQRYLGLHYPPDYVFPMRGLPASFLDRTVAEGVDGTQVRVSDDEEIEIRVRPFPQGRNGIPNPAYDAGRGFVPVGAVSTHQVEEGGRCQGNNNCVPICPVQAKYHAGKTLARTLHRDVDLLAQAVAYRVHTDDETGRVTRIEYRRYPDPNSTAYETGFAQGRAYVLATNAIENARLMLASGLQDRADLIGRNLMDHAYLLTWARLPEIAGTMRGTNCTSGITDLRGGRFRKGRASFSVDIHNDGWGWATGAPVTDLVRIVEENQHGFELRRSLVDQVSTQLLLAHMIEVLPDRDNRVTVDPRYRDELGNMRPVISFKVPDYTMRGAAFARELSRDLFGKLHAQDFTSYDPAEYGYVEFGGEGYRILGGNHLAGTHVMGTSPGVSVVDDHQRSWEHENLYLVGGGSMPTIGTANTTLTSTALCLRTAEHLIQELRRQDRPLTLATIGAR, encoded by the coding sequence GTGATCTTCCCCGAAGGAGCGGCCGCCCGCACCGACGCGACGGACGTCGCCGGCCGCGTCTACGACGTCGTCATCGTCGGCGCCGGGATCTCCGGCGCGATCATCGCGGACCGCCTCAGCCGGGAGGGCCGCTCGGTCCTGGTGCTGGAGGCGGCCCCGGCCGACGACCTGACCATCGCCGGCTACGAGGGCTACCTCAACCGGTTCTACGGCACGGCGATGAAGGACAACCAGGCGCCGTACCCGGTCCTGCCGCCGGTCCCGATGCCGCGCAGCACCGACGCCCGGCCGCTGACGCCCGGCGGCGGGCCGAACACCGGCGGATACCTGGTGCAGAACGGCCCGCACTCCACCGACACCACCTACACCCGGGTGCTCGGCGGCACGACCATGCACTGGGAGGCGAAGATCCTGCGGATGCTGCCGGAGGACTTCGAACTCGCCGACCGGTACGGCCACGGGCTGAAGTGGCCGCTCGGGTACGACGAGCTGGAACCGCTCTACCGCGAGGCGGAACGCGAGATCGGCGTGTCGGCCGACGTCGAGGACCAGCGGTACCTCGGCCTGCACTACCCGCCGGACTACGTGTTCCCGATGCGCGGCCTGCCGGCGTCCTTCCTGGACCGGACCGTCGCCGAGGGCGTCGACGGCACCCAGGTGCGGGTGAGCGACGACGAGGAGATCGAGATCCGGGTACGCCCGTTCCCGCAGGGCCGCAACGGCATCCCGAACCCGGCCTACGACGCCGGACGCGGCTTCGTGCCGGTCGGCGCGGTCAGCACCCACCAGGTCGAGGAGGGCGGGCGCTGCCAGGGCAACAACAACTGCGTGCCGATCTGCCCGGTGCAGGCGAAGTACCACGCCGGCAAGACGCTGGCCCGCACGCTGCACCGCGACGTCGACCTGCTCGCCCAGGCCGTCGCCTACCGGGTGCACACCGACGACGAGACCGGCCGCGTCACCCGCATCGAGTACCGGCGCTACCCCGACCCGAACTCCACCGCGTACGAGACCGGATTCGCCCAGGGCCGCGCCTACGTGCTCGCCACGAACGCGATCGAGAACGCGAGGCTGATGCTCGCCTCCGGGCTGCAGGACCGCGCCGACCTGATCGGGCGCAACCTGATGGACCACGCCTACCTGCTCACCTGGGCACGGCTGCCCGAGATCGCGGGCACGATGCGCGGGACGAACTGCACGTCCGGCATCACCGATCTGCGCGGCGGCCGGTTCCGCAAGGGCCGGGCCAGCTTCAGCGTCGACATCCACAACGACGGCTGGGGCTGGGCCACCGGCGCCCCGGTCACCGACCTCGTCCGGATCGTCGAGGAGAACCAGCACGGATTCGAGCTGCGCCGGTCCCTGGTCGACCAGGTCAGCACCCAGCTGCTGCTGGCCCACATGATCGAGGTGCTGCCGGACCGGGACAACCGGGTGACCGTCGACCCCCGCTACCGCGACGAGCTGGGCAACATGCGCCCGGTCATCTCGTTCAAGGTCCCGGACTACACGATGCGCGGGGCGGCCTTCGCCCGGGAGCTGTCCCGGGATCTGTTCGGCAAGCTCCACGCGCAGGATTTCACCAGCTACGACCCGGCCGAGTACGGCTACGTCGAGTTCGGCGGCGAGGGCTACCGGATCCTCGGCGGCAACCACCTGGCCGGCACGCACGTGATGGGCACCAGCCCCGGCGTCTCCGTGGTCGACGACCACCAGCGCAGCTGGGAGCACGAGAACCTCTACCTGGTAGGCGGCGGCAGCATGCCCACGATCGGCACGGCGAACACCACCCTGACCTCCACCGCGCTCTGCCTGCGGACCGCCGAGCACCTCATCCAGGAGCTGCGGCGACAGGACCGTCCCCTGACACTCGCGACGATTGGCGCCCGATGA